The Candidatus Dormiibacterota bacterium region CGATCCTCGCCGCCGCGGGGCTGCGCACCGTGCACACCGAGCGCCACGACGCCGCGCTGGCCCGGATGGTCGAGCAGATCGACGCCCGGCTGCGAGCGCTGCGGATGATGCGCTCCACCATGCCGGCGCTCGCCGGGGTCGACTTCGAGCGCGCCGCCGAGCTCACCGGCCAGGCCGCCGCCGCGGTCCGGGACGGGGTCGCCGGCTACGCGATGCTGGTGGCGCAGAGGGAGTAGCCGTCAACCGGGGGATCGCCGAGCCGGGCTGACAAACCCCGACGGTGGGCGCGCCGACCTTCACAGGAATGTAAGGTGTATGCGGCCGGACCAGAGGCCGCAACCCCAGCTCGGAGAATCGCACTTGGCCGTCCACCCCGACATCCCCATCACCGCCGAGGGGCGGAAGGCGCTCGAGGAGGAGCTCGACCAGCTCGTCCGGGTGAAGCGCCCCGCGGTGGTCGCGCTCATCGCCCAGACCCGCGAGCAGGGCGACCTGCGCGAGAACGCCGGGTACCACCAGGCCCGCGAGGACCAGAGCATCATGGAGGGCCGCATCGCCGAGATCGAGGAGACGCTGCGCCGCGCCGTGATCATCGACGTCCCCAGGAACGCCAAGGTGGTCGAGCTGGGATGCACGGTGACCGTGCACGACGAGTTCGGCGAGACCACCCTCCAGCTGGTCGGCCCCACCGAGACCGATCCCGCCGCCGGCCGCATCTCGGCGGGCTCGCCGGTGGGCAAGGCCCTGCTCGGCCACAGGGCCGGCGACAGGGTCAAGCTCAACACCCCCGGGGGCGCCCGCGAGATCGAGATCCTCACCGTCACCGGGCGCTCCTGACCGTGGCCGTCACCGGGGTCCACGGGCTGCTCTACAGCTCCAAGCCCGAGGAGCTGCGGGACGTGCTCCGGGACGTCCTGGGCTGGAGCCACGTCGACGCCGGCGGCGGCTGGCTGATCTTCGCCCTGCCCCCGGCGGAGCTCGCCGTCCACCCCGACGGGACCCCGCACCACGAGATCAGCCTGATGTGCGACGACCTCGACGCCACCGTGGCCGAGCTGCGTGCCAAGGGCATCGCCTTTCGCGACGATCGCGGGGAGCAGCGCTGGGGACTGACCATCACCATGCTGCTCCCCGGCGACCTCCCCGTCCTCCTCTACGAGCCCCGGCACCCCACCGCGATCTGAGGCGTATCCTCGTCGGCCGGATCGTGCGACGAGAACGAGCAGCCCGGAGAGCGCCATGAAGAAGATCCTTCTCGACGAGGACCAGCTTCCCGACCGCTGGTACAACATCCTCCCGGACCTGCCCGAGCCGCTCGGTCCGTTCCTCCATCCCGGCACTCTCGAGCCGATGGGCCCGGCCGACCTCGCCCCCCTCTTCCCGATGGCGATCATCCAGCAGGAGGTGTCGGCGGAGCGCTGGATCGAGATCCCCGACCAGGTCCGCGACGTCTACCGGATGTGGCGGCCGACCCCGCTCTACCGCGCCGACCGGCTCGAGAAGGCGCTCGACACCCCGGCGCGGATCTACTACAAGTACGAGGGGGTGTCCCCCGCGGGATCGCACAAGCCCAACACCGCGGTGCCGCAGGCGTACTACAACGCCGCCGAGGGCATCCGCCGGCTCGCCACCGAGACCGGCGCCGGACAGTGGGGTTCGGCGCTCGCGTTCGCCGGCGCGCTGTTCGACATCGAGGTGTTCGTCTACATGGTGCGCATCTCCTACGACCAGAAGCCCTATCGGAGGGCGCTGATGGAGACGTGGGGAGCGCAGGTGGCGGCCTCGCCCACCGACCGCACCAGCTTCGGGCGCTCGGTGCTGGAGCGCGATCCGCAGTCGCCCGGCAGCCTCGGCATCGCCATCTCCGAGGCGGTCGAGGAGGCGGCGACCCGTGACGACACCCACTACGCGCTGGGCTCGGTGGTCAACCACGTGCTCCTCCACCAGACCGTGATCGGGCTGGAGGCGATCAAGCAGATGGAGATCGCCGGTGCCTATCCGGACGTGGTGGTCGGCTGCGTCGGCGGGGGCTCCAACTACGCGGGGCTCGCCTATCCCTTCATCGCCGAGCGGCTGAGCGGGCGGCAGCCCGCCACCCGGTTCGTCGCCGCCGAGCCCGCCGCCTGCCCCACCCTCACCCGCGGCGTCTACGCCTACGACTTCGGCGACACCGCGGGCATGGGCCCGGTGGTGCCGATGCACACCCTCGGCCACAACTTCGTCCCCGACCC contains the following coding sequences:
- the greA gene encoding transcription elongation factor GreA; amino-acid sequence: MAVHPDIPITAEGRKALEEELDQLVRVKRPAVVALIAQTREQGDLRENAGYHQAREDQSIMEGRIAEIEETLRRAVIIDVPRNAKVVELGCTVTVHDEFGETTLQLVGPTETDPAAGRISAGSPVGKALLGHRAGDRVKLNTPGGAREIEILTVTGRS
- a CDS encoding VOC family protein; amino-acid sequence: MAVTGVHGLLYSSKPEELRDVLRDVLGWSHVDAGGGWLIFALPPAELAVHPDGTPHHEISLMCDDLDATVAELRAKGIAFRDDRGEQRWGLTITMLLPGDLPVLLYEPRHPTAI
- a CDS encoding TrpB-like pyridoxal phosphate-dependent enzyme — encoded protein: MKKILLDEDQLPDRWYNILPDLPEPLGPFLHPGTLEPMGPADLAPLFPMAIIQQEVSAERWIEIPDQVRDVYRMWRPTPLYRADRLEKALDTPARIYYKYEGVSPAGSHKPNTAVPQAYYNAAEGIRRLATETGAGQWGSALAFAGALFDIEVFVYMVRISYDQKPYRRALMETWGAQVAASPTDRTSFGRSVLERDPQSPGSLGIAISEAVEEAATRDDTHYALGSVVNHVLLHQTVIGLEAIKQMEIAGAYPDVVVGCVGGGSNYAGLAYPFIAERLSGRQPATRFVAAEPAACPTLTRGVYAYDFGDTAGMGPVVPMHTLGHNFVPDPIHAGGLRYHGDAPSLCALVRHGIVEPRAYTQNECFAEAVRFARTEGILPGPEPSHALRAVAEEALAAREAGEARTILVNLSGHGHFDMSAYDAYFAGRLEDVELPQARIDSALTELPPVPALS